Proteins from a genomic interval of Arthrobacter sp. CAN_C5:
- a CDS encoding electron transfer flavoprotein subunit alpha/FixB family protein produces the protein MATVLVLIDQPGEALHKSHRELLTIAARLGGAAVAFLGDLNDEISQELGARGVETIYRPASPDVAEFLVAGKAAFLTATVRASSPSAVLLGNSSEAKEIAARAGVQLTSGVITDAVAIGADLTVTKSVLAGSYAVEAKVTTGTPLITVKANIVEVAPAGDGGAPEMVTVDSVIPARAARITGRTAKAASGRPELTEARVIVAGGRGVDGDFTPVEELADALGGAVGASRAATDAGWIEHSAQIGQTGKTVSPQLYISAGISGAIQQKAGMQTAKVIIAVNKDADSPVFEIADFGVVGDLFTVLPQATAEIIKRRS, from the coding sequence ATGGCCACCGTTCTAGTACTGATTGACCAGCCCGGCGAAGCCCTGCACAAGAGCCATCGGGAACTCCTCACCATCGCTGCGCGTCTTGGCGGCGCAGCAGTCGCCTTCCTCGGTGACCTCAATGACGAGATCTCGCAGGAACTGGGCGCGCGGGGTGTGGAAACCATTTACCGGCCCGCTTCGCCCGATGTCGCGGAGTTCCTCGTTGCAGGGAAGGCCGCGTTCCTGACGGCGACTGTCCGGGCGAGTTCACCGTCGGCCGTCCTCCTGGGCAACAGCTCCGAAGCCAAGGAGATCGCCGCGCGTGCCGGTGTCCAGCTGACGTCAGGCGTGATCACCGATGCTGTCGCGATCGGTGCGGACCTGACCGTTACCAAGTCGGTGCTGGCCGGTTCGTACGCGGTCGAGGCGAAAGTCACCACTGGAACGCCGCTGATCACGGTCAAGGCGAACATCGTGGAGGTCGCACCCGCGGGCGACGGCGGGGCCCCCGAGATGGTCACCGTCGACTCGGTCATTCCAGCCCGCGCAGCACGGATCACAGGGCGCACCGCGAAGGCCGCCAGCGGGCGCCCCGAGCTGACCGAGGCCCGGGTCATCGTGGCCGGTGGGCGTGGAGTGGACGGGGACTTCACCCCGGTGGAGGAACTCGCCGACGCACTCGGCGGGGCCGTCGGAGCCTCCCGTGCGGCCACCGATGCGGGCTGGATCGAACATTCGGCGCAGATTGGCCAGACGGGGAAGACGGTGTCGCCGCAGCTCTACATTTCGGCGGGTATTTCGGGTGCTATTCAGCAGAAGGCGGGCATGCAGACCGCGAAGGTAATCATCGCCGTCAACAAGGACGCAGATTCCCCGGTGTTCGAGATTGCTGACTTCGGGGTCGTCGGCGACCTTTTCACTGTGCTGCCGCAGGCCACGGCTGAGATTATCAAACGTAGGTCCTGA
- a CDS encoding PIG-L deacetylase family protein yields the protein MSAIFDPDRHLITSVLCFAAHPDDIDFGAAGTVAQWTAAGVQVHYCIMTDGDAGGFDAAQRDTMVELRRSEQIAAAREVGVQDIHYLGERDGYLEPTTDVIRRVVEVIRRVRPDVVLSMHPERNWDRIQKSHPDHLACGEAVTRAVYPAAENPYAFPELEAAGLASHRVSWLWFYAGPTQLENHFVDITEKVEDKLRALHFHSSQHPDAGRMDEVVRGMLQANAARGGLAAGRSAEVFHVVPVNSDQTIAGF from the coding sequence GTGTCAGCCATCTTCGACCCGGACCGCCACCTGATCACCAGCGTCCTGTGTTTCGCGGCCCACCCCGACGACATCGACTTCGGTGCTGCCGGCACGGTGGCGCAATGGACGGCTGCGGGAGTGCAGGTCCACTACTGCATCATGACCGACGGCGACGCCGGTGGTTTCGACGCGGCACAGCGGGACACCATGGTCGAACTGCGCCGCAGCGAGCAGATTGCTGCGGCCCGGGAGGTTGGTGTCCAAGACATCCATTACCTGGGGGAACGGGACGGATACCTCGAACCAACGACCGACGTCATCAGGCGGGTGGTTGAGGTCATTCGACGGGTTCGTCCCGACGTCGTCCTGTCCATGCACCCTGAACGAAACTGGGACCGGATCCAGAAGAGTCACCCGGACCACCTCGCCTGCGGCGAAGCGGTGACCCGGGCGGTGTATCCCGCCGCAGAGAATCCCTATGCCTTCCCCGAGCTGGAGGCGGCAGGCCTGGCAAGCCACCGGGTGTCCTGGCTATGGTTCTACGCAGGCCCGACACAGTTGGAAAACCACTTTGTGGACATCACCGAAAAGGTGGAGGACAAGCTGCGCGCCCTGCATTTCCACAGCAGCCAGCACCCGGACGCTGGGCGGATGGACGAAGTGGTCCGCGGAATGCTCCAAGCCAACGCTGCGCGCGGAGGATTGGCCGCGGGACGCAGCGCCGAGGTCTTCCACGTGGTTCCGGTTAACTCAGACCAGACCATCGCCGGCTTCTAG
- a CDS encoding anti-sigma factor, with amino-acid sequence MCDESTADLRQDLEGGRALEWAELYALDALSDPERTVLEAHVSAAADAQRKAFNDRVSSTRETLARAYVVDDVEPPAALFDRILAQLPASMATPGASDAPRAAAKTSGTTDDLASRRESRQRRSRPMGRWLVAAAAAVVIAVGGVSVVQNLQQTSVEQEVLQAQDLQSGTFTIPAGGTAELRLSRAEDAAVITLKKVPAPPAGKVYQMWRVPTDGSAPVSISTMTGEDVEDSLVTTVEGIGSSMGFAITVEPDGGSEQPTLPLVAEIPFEA; translated from the coding sequence ATGTGTGACGAATCAACCGCGGACCTTCGGCAAGATCTGGAGGGCGGCCGCGCACTCGAATGGGCTGAACTGTACGCCCTGGACGCGCTCAGCGATCCCGAACGGACGGTCCTTGAGGCGCACGTGTCAGCTGCCGCCGACGCGCAGCGCAAAGCTTTCAACGACCGTGTCAGCTCGACCAGGGAAACCCTGGCCCGGGCTTACGTGGTGGACGACGTCGAGCCGCCCGCCGCATTGTTCGACCGTATCCTTGCCCAGCTGCCCGCCAGCATGGCCACCCCGGGAGCATCCGATGCCCCACGGGCCGCAGCGAAAACCTCAGGCACCACCGATGACCTGGCCTCCCGCCGGGAGTCGAGGCAGCGCCGATCCCGGCCCATGGGACGCTGGCTGGTTGCTGCTGCGGCAGCCGTGGTGATCGCGGTCGGTGGAGTCAGCGTCGTGCAGAACCTTCAGCAGACCTCCGTGGAGCAGGAGGTGCTGCAGGCACAGGACCTCCAGTCGGGGACGTTCACCATTCCCGCCGGGGGCACCGCCGAGCTCAGGCTGTCCCGCGCCGAGGACGCAGCAGTGATCACGCTGAAAAAGGTCCCCGCTCCCCCGGCAGGAAAGGTGTACCAGATGTGGCGGGTACCCACCGATGGCTCTGCCCCGGTGTCTATCAGCACCATGACCGGCGAGGACGTCGAGGATTCGTTGGTGACCACCGTCGAGGGGATCGGCTCGTCAATGGGGTTCGCGATCACGGTCGAACCTGATGGCGGGTCCGAACAGCCCACCCTTCCGCTGGTCGCTGAGATTCCGTTCGAAGCCTGA
- the sigK gene encoding ECF RNA polymerase sigma factor SigK produces METPRASRTTSAGSSASGFAAEPTMATLTDLLLRVAAKDQQAFAAFYAQTSRRVYGLARRVLIDPELSEDTTQEVYLQVWNIADQFRPEMGSPMAWLMTLTHRRAVDKVRSEQSSTDREARYGAAMQEIDHDNVVDTVTQRLEAETVVKCLETLTDTQQESVKLAYYGGLTYREVAEKLGVAVPTIKSRIRDGLLRLRTCLGVN; encoded by the coding sequence ATGGAAACTCCACGAGCCAGCAGAACCACCTCAGCAGGTTCATCAGCGAGTGGATTCGCCGCTGAACCCACCATGGCCACCCTCACCGATCTTCTGCTGCGGGTGGCTGCCAAAGATCAGCAGGCGTTCGCCGCGTTCTATGCGCAGACCTCGCGCCGTGTGTATGGTCTGGCCCGCCGGGTTCTGATCGACCCGGAACTTAGCGAGGACACCACCCAGGAGGTGTACCTCCAGGTCTGGAACATCGCCGACCAGTTCCGGCCTGAGATGGGATCACCCATGGCGTGGCTGATGACCCTCACCCACCGGCGGGCCGTGGACAAGGTCCGGTCGGAGCAGAGCTCAACCGACCGGGAGGCCCGCTACGGTGCGGCAATGCAGGAGATCGATCACGACAATGTCGTGGACACGGTCACCCAGCGTCTCGAAGCGGAGACCGTCGTGAAATGCCTTGAGACGCTCACCGACACCCAGCAGGAGTCAGTGAAACTCGCCTACTACGGGGGCCTGACCTACCGTGAAGTCGCCGAAAAACTTGGCGTTGCCGTACCAACCATCAAATCGAGGATCCGTGACGGATTGCTTCGACTGAGAACCTGTTTGGGGGTGAACTGA
- a CDS encoding class I SAM-dependent methyltransferase — MPPRHAEDVSETGAEDFERLAPALWNPMGNAVAAAADIDLGDRVLDVYCGSGASTIPAAQFAGPDSVVDALDPSSSLLDLARAKAEAMNLTQIRFDTAELAGWTAETPYDVVLCCYGLPRFPDMAVATTELAGVLRPGGRIALSTWDTGAHSEFRQILQEACSAEVPAEGEALLERELANMEQLASTERLGEWLLAHGFSTAGVDSVPLEVPLDADSAWSLVNGSLFRHLLPQDPTATQRIRSGFLDRLGTSYVLDARSLVAVAETAE; from the coding sequence ATGCCACCACGCCATGCCGAAGATGTGTCTGAGACCGGCGCCGAGGACTTTGAACGTCTCGCCCCCGCCCTGTGGAACCCCATGGGGAACGCCGTTGCGGCGGCAGCAGACATTGACCTCGGTGACCGGGTGCTCGACGTCTACTGCGGTAGTGGTGCAAGCACCATCCCGGCCGCCCAGTTCGCCGGTCCGGATTCAGTGGTTGACGCCCTCGACCCATCGTCGTCCCTGCTGGACCTGGCGCGGGCAAAGGCCGAGGCAATGAACCTCACGCAGATCAGGTTCGACACCGCCGAACTCGCCGGGTGGACCGCTGAAACCCCCTACGATGTGGTGCTGTGCTGCTACGGACTGCCCCGCTTTCCCGACATGGCTGTCGCCACCACCGAGCTGGCCGGCGTGCTGCGCCCCGGCGGACGGATTGCGCTGAGCACCTGGGACACGGGCGCCCACTCCGAGTTCCGCCAGATTCTGCAGGAAGCCTGCTCAGCCGAGGTCCCCGCCGAGGGTGAAGCCCTACTGGAGCGGGAGCTGGCCAACATGGAACAGTTGGCCTCCACCGAGCGGCTGGGCGAGTGGTTGCTCGCCCATGGGTTCAGCACCGCAGGGGTGGACTCGGTGCCCCTCGAGGTGCCCCTCGACGCGGACTCGGCCTGGTCGCTCGTGAATGGCTCGCTGTTCCGCCACCTCCTCCCACAGGATCCCACGGCAACTCAGCGGATCCGGAGCGGATTCCTTGACCGGTTGGGAACCAGTTATGTGCTCGATGCACGTTCCCTCGTGGCCGTCGCCGAAACCGCCGAATAG
- a CDS encoding tRNA (cytidine(34)-2'-O)-methyltransferase — protein sequence MFRILFYTPEIPGNTGNAIRLAAVTGAELHLVEPLGFTFEDAKLRRAGLDYHDLAVLRVHRDLETAWQELAPERVFAFTAEGEISYADITYQASDVLLFGPESVGLPADVKHDPRVTARVRLPMLPTRRSLNLANSASIVLYEAWRQHSFSGAGS from the coding sequence GTGTTCCGTATCCTTTTCTATACTCCCGAGATCCCCGGCAATACGGGCAACGCCATCCGCCTCGCTGCGGTGACGGGCGCCGAGTTGCACCTGGTGGAACCCCTTGGCTTCACCTTTGAGGATGCGAAGCTCCGCCGCGCGGGCCTCGACTACCACGATCTCGCGGTGCTCCGCGTGCATCGGGACCTGGAGACTGCCTGGCAGGAACTCGCCCCTGAGCGGGTGTTCGCCTTCACCGCGGAGGGTGAAATCTCCTACGCCGATATTACCTATCAGGCGTCCGACGTCCTGTTGTTCGGGCCCGAGTCGGTGGGCCTACCCGCGGACGTCAAACACGATCCCCGGGTCACGGCCCGGGTCAGGTTGCCCATGCTCCCCACCCGTCGGTCACTCAACCTCGCCAATTCGGCGTCAATTGTTCTCTATGAGGCCTGGCGGCAGCACAGCTTTAGCGGCGCTGGCAGCTGA
- a CDS encoding J domain-containing protein — MATPSDRSYYAVLGLSRDATAKQVKDAYRRAARSTHPDAGGSAEQFHDVAVAYETLADPERRRRYDQGLGGSAAGRDKPAPRPPSRASSTTPSAQAADDEAYQRPAVYEPPFSPQQPPVIPLTLAGRQVHGTARQPGFLARLGSNSGSRYDGERRTSALLEHRFLDSFPAARLVNGLRFGDDAGTEASHAVLAGYRLAVIDSLLAPPGNYRWDGAALRRNGKIAGDVRIIESVRRVQDLFPECNVQAWLVLHGGDGNPFEPIVDYPPSLDKSALTAVHVANPGTLLRELRKFLGGGPQPYVVQLPALGRLLKYAER, encoded by the coding sequence ATGGCGACACCGTCCGACCGGTCCTACTACGCCGTGCTCGGGCTGTCACGGGACGCCACCGCCAAACAGGTGAAGGACGCCTACCGCCGGGCGGCCCGGTCGACGCACCCGGATGCGGGAGGCAGCGCAGAGCAGTTCCACGACGTGGCTGTCGCCTACGAGACCCTCGCGGACCCCGAACGACGCCGTCGCTACGATCAGGGGCTCGGCGGCAGCGCCGCAGGCCGGGACAAGCCGGCTCCGCGCCCGCCCTCCCGGGCATCATCCACCACGCCCAGCGCCCAGGCGGCCGACGACGAGGCCTACCAGCGACCGGCCGTCTACGAGCCCCCCTTCTCCCCCCAACAGCCACCGGTGATCCCCCTCACCCTTGCGGGCCGCCAGGTGCATGGCACCGCCCGGCAACCCGGATTCCTGGCGCGGCTCGGGTCCAACAGCGGCTCACGGTACGACGGCGAACGCCGCACCTCGGCATTGCTGGAGCACCGTTTCCTTGACAGCTTCCCCGCGGCGCGATTGGTCAACGGGCTGCGTTTTGGGGATGATGCTGGCACCGAAGCTTCTCACGCGGTGCTGGCCGGCTACCGGCTGGCGGTCATCGACTCACTGCTCGCCCCTCCGGGCAACTACCGGTGGGACGGCGCGGCCCTGCGCCGCAACGGCAAGATCGCTGGAGATGTGCGCATCATCGAATCCGTCCGGCGCGTGCAGGATCTCTTCCCCGAGTGCAACGTCCAGGCGTGGCTCGTGCTGCACGGCGGGGACGGCAACCCGTTCGAGCCGATCGTTGATTACCCACCGTCGTTGGACAAGTCAGCGCTGACAGCAGTCCATGTGGCCAACCCTGGAACGCTCCTGCGGGAGCTCCGGAAGTTTCTGGGCGGCGGGCCCCAGCCGTATGTGGTGCAGCTACCGGCGCTGGGCCGGTTGTTGAAGTACGCCGAGCGCTAG
- a CDS encoding pentapeptide repeat-containing protein produces the protein MPAPLSTAEEADGFGSIVGMVISGEDWYGKVLDREDYAGATFIDCDFTEVRTAGSTFSNCVFRNVKFNVSTHTEGAFDGCRFESCSFFDSTFVGCRLTGSIFSNSSLVPLKVTGGNWSYVSLVRADLSSAEFNEVALTEADFTGANLNRAVLRNCRLSNVEWSGARLRDTDLRGSELGELSMENVQFRGAVIDVAQAMTIAEALGLVIR, from the coding sequence ATGCCTGCTCCTCTCTCAACGGCGGAGGAGGCCGATGGGTTCGGTAGCATCGTAGGGATGGTGATCAGTGGCGAGGATTGGTATGGGAAAGTACTCGACCGGGAAGACTATGCCGGGGCGACGTTCATTGACTGCGACTTCACCGAGGTACGCACCGCAGGGTCAACTTTCAGTAATTGCGTGTTTCGCAACGTCAAATTCAATGTCTCGACTCACACGGAGGGAGCGTTCGATGGCTGCCGCTTCGAATCCTGCAGCTTCTTCGATTCCACCTTTGTTGGCTGCCGGCTGACCGGCAGCATCTTCAGCAACTCCTCACTGGTGCCGCTGAAGGTCACCGGCGGCAACTGGTCCTATGTCTCGCTGGTGAGGGCCGACCTCTCCTCGGCCGAATTCAACGAGGTGGCACTGACCGAGGCCGACTTTACCGGAGCCAACCTCAACCGGGCCGTCCTGCGGAATTGCCGGTTATCCAACGTGGAGTGGTCCGGAGCCCGGCTGCGGGACACGGATCTTCGGGGCAGCGAGCTGGGTGAGCTGTCAATGGAAAATGTGCAGTTCCGGGGTGCGGTGATCGACGTCGCGCAGGCCATGACGATTGCCGAGGCGCTGGGGCTGGTGATCCGGTAG
- a CDS encoding cysteine desulfurase family protein: protein MPVYLDHAATTPLSAPALAALTTELSRSGNPSSLHGSGRRARRVVEDSRETLAAAAGAHPSEVIFTSGGTEADNLAVKGLYWARRSADPRRRRILCSTIEHPAVQDTVEWLARHEGAVVTWLPVGADGIVSLDALQGELDDDPASIALITVMWANNEVGAVQPIRLITEAAAAHGIPVHSDAVQAFGSLPVSFAESGLATMAVSAHKIGGPVGVGALYVGRAVKLTPVQHGGGQERDIRSGTLDAAGISAFAAAASYVTADLTGESDRIAALRDRLISVVEAAVPDAVLRGHRTQRLPGNAHFTFPGCEGDSLLFLLDLAGVESSTGSACTAGVPRPSHVLLAMGLSEAEARGAQRFSLGHTSTAADVDALGTALPEAYQRARQAGMASHASSIQTAGTGFRL, encoded by the coding sequence ATGCCCGTGTATCTTGACCACGCGGCGACCACGCCCCTCTCGGCGCCCGCGCTCGCCGCACTCACCACAGAACTTAGCCGTAGCGGCAACCCCTCGTCGCTGCACGGCTCAGGCCGCCGTGCCCGCAGGGTCGTTGAGGACTCCCGCGAAACCCTCGCTGCCGCGGCCGGAGCGCACCCGTCGGAGGTCATCTTCACCTCGGGCGGCACCGAGGCGGACAACCTTGCAGTGAAGGGCCTGTACTGGGCCCGCAGGTCAGCCGACCCGCGCCGACGCAGGATCCTGTGCTCGACAATCGAACACCCGGCTGTCCAGGACACCGTCGAGTGGCTGGCCCGGCACGAGGGCGCCGTCGTCACCTGGCTGCCCGTGGGTGCCGACGGGATCGTTTCGCTTGACGCTCTGCAGGGCGAGCTCGACGACGACCCAGCGTCGATCGCCCTGATTACCGTCATGTGGGCGAACAACGAGGTTGGTGCAGTCCAGCCGATCCGGCTCATCACCGAGGCGGCGGCTGCGCACGGCATCCCCGTCCACTCCGATGCCGTCCAGGCCTTCGGCTCCCTCCCGGTGTCGTTCGCCGAGTCTGGTCTGGCCACAATGGCTGTCAGCGCCCACAAGATTGGTGGTCCGGTCGGCGTCGGCGCCCTATACGTCGGGCGGGCAGTGAAGCTCACCCCGGTGCAGCACGGCGGCGGGCAGGAGCGGGACATCCGGTCAGGGACCCTCGACGCCGCTGGCATCTCGGCGTTCGCGGCCGCAGCCTCCTATGTGACCGCCGACCTCACCGGGGAATCCGACCGCATCGCCGCCCTCCGGGATCGGCTGATCAGCGTTGTCGAGGCAGCGGTGCCTGACGCCGTACTAAGGGGGCATCGCACCCAAAGACTCCCCGGCAACGCCCATTTCACCTTCCCCGGCTGCGAGGGGGACTCGCTCTTGTTCCTCCTGGACCTGGCAGGGGTGGAGAGCTCCACCGGGTCGGCCTGCACCGCCGGTGTCCCCCGACCGTCGCACGTTTTGCTGGCAATGGGGCTCTCCGAAGCGGAGGCCAGGGGAGCCCAACGTTTCTCCCTGGGGCATACCTCGACCGCCGCGGACGTTGATGCTCTTGGTACGGCCTTACCCGAGGCCTACCAACGGGCCCGCCAGGCCGGGATGGCATCCCACGCGTCAAGCATCCAGACAGCTGGCACAGGATTTCGATTGTGA
- the mnmA gene encoding tRNA 2-thiouridine(34) synthase MnmA has translation MKVLAAMSGGVDSAVAAARAVEAGHDVVGVHLALSRMPGTLRTGSRGCCTIEDSRDAWRACDILGIPYYVWDFSERFKEDVVDDFIAEYAAGRTPNPCMRCNERIKFAALLEKALALGFDAVCTGHYAKVIEDGDGNRELHRAADWAKDQSYVLGVLTHEQLKHSMFPLAETPSKAEVRAEAERRGLSVANKPDSHDICFIPDGDTRGWLAERIEMTEGAIVDTDGEQVGTHPGANAFTVGQRRGLKLGTPADDGKPRFVLEIRPKENKVVVGPERMLAVDQLRGIKVSWAGLPIDAVVNGGEFDCMAQVRAHGDPVDAVAWMEDDADGQAELVVRLNEPMRGVAPGQTVVLYQGTRVLGQATLDSARSLERPELQSAH, from the coding sequence ATGAAGGTACTCGCAGCAATGAGCGGCGGAGTGGACTCCGCCGTCGCCGCAGCACGCGCCGTTGAGGCGGGGCACGACGTCGTCGGGGTCCACCTGGCGCTGTCCCGGATGCCCGGAACCCTCCGCACCGGCAGCCGGGGATGCTGCACCATCGAGGATTCCCGGGATGCCTGGCGTGCCTGTGACATCCTCGGGATCCCCTACTACGTGTGGGACTTCTCCGAGCGGTTCAAGGAAGACGTTGTTGACGACTTCATTGCCGAATACGCGGCGGGCCGCACCCCCAACCCCTGCATGCGCTGCAACGAACGAATCAAGTTCGCCGCGCTGCTGGAGAAGGCGCTGGCGCTGGGCTTCGACGCCGTCTGCACCGGCCACTACGCGAAGGTGATCGAGGACGGCGACGGCAACCGCGAGCTGCACCGGGCAGCTGATTGGGCCAAGGACCAGTCCTACGTGCTGGGTGTCCTCACGCACGAGCAGCTGAAGCACTCGATGTTTCCGCTCGCCGAAACGCCGTCCAAGGCCGAGGTCAGGGCCGAGGCGGAACGCCGCGGGCTGTCGGTGGCGAACAAGCCCGACAGTCACGACATCTGTTTCATCCCCGACGGCGACACCAGAGGCTGGCTCGCCGAGCGGATTGAGATGACCGAGGGAGCCATCGTGGACACCGACGGTGAGCAGGTGGGAACCCACCCGGGCGCCAACGCTTTCACCGTGGGACAGCGCCGTGGCCTGAAGCTCGGAACCCCCGCGGACGACGGCAAGCCGCGCTTCGTGCTGGAGATCCGGCCCAAGGAGAACAAGGTGGTGGTCGGTCCTGAACGGATGCTGGCCGTCGATCAGCTCCGGGGGATCAAGGTCTCCTGGGCAGGGCTGCCAATCGACGCCGTCGTGAACGGCGGAGAGTTCGACTGCATGGCGCAGGTCCGTGCTCACGGCGACCCTGTGGACGCGGTGGCCTGGATGGAGGACGACGCCGACGGGCAGGCCGAACTCGTGGTCCGCCTGAACGAACCGATGCGAGGCGTGGCACCCGGCCAGACGGTGGTGCTGTACCAGGGCACCCGGGTCCTGGGCCAGGCGACCCTCGACTCCGCCCGGTCCCTGGAACGCCCGGAGCTGCAATCCGCCCACTGA
- a CDS encoding chorismate mutase encodes MTESTSSYDPAASSLAGQVQPEVMAELLSVRSSIDNIDATLVYLLAERFKATQRVGVLKAEHQLPAGDPDREASQITRLRALAEEANLDPAFAEKFLNFIISEVIRHHQALSENRRPAEGTSGA; translated from the coding sequence ATGACTGAATCGACCAGCAGCTACGACCCGGCGGCGAGCTCGCTGGCCGGGCAGGTACAACCAGAGGTAATGGCGGAACTGTTGTCGGTGCGGAGCAGCATCGACAACATTGATGCGACACTCGTTTATCTCCTCGCCGAACGGTTCAAGGCCACCCAGCGGGTCGGGGTCCTCAAAGCCGAACACCAGCTGCCAGCCGGTGACCCGGACCGGGAAGCGTCCCAGATCACGCGGCTCCGGGCGCTCGCTGAGGAGGCCAACCTCGACCCGGCCTTCGCCGAGAAGTTCCTCAACTTCATCATTTCCGAGGTGATCCGGCACCATCAGGCGCTGTCCGAGAACCGTCGGCCAGCGGAGGGCACCAGTGGCGCCTGA
- a CDS encoding DUF4166 domain-containing protein encodes MQSIYQRALGTDFDRLQPELQAYFSLHSDAGKAGVGSGTFEVAGCPAWFARPVFRLAAAENSFFPEYGTDVPFTIVNYPHTDPFGRSSLTARRVLHFPGVDRVFEDTTSEEDGQLLDYVGAHRLTLTDLTCSVTAEGRMRMVSNRTRVFAGPARLAVPDVVGAVAYMEQWWDEATGRFRIQTRVVQRQLGTLLVYAGAFDYHLIDFDGVLPAEAEPRRWERRS; translated from the coding sequence ATGCAATCCATCTACCAGCGCGCTTTGGGCACTGACTTTGACCGGCTCCAGCCGGAACTGCAGGCATATTTCAGCCTCCACTCCGACGCGGGAAAGGCCGGCGTGGGCAGCGGCACCTTTGAGGTGGCGGGCTGCCCGGCCTGGTTCGCTCGACCCGTTTTCCGGCTGGCGGCTGCGGAGAACTCGTTCTTCCCCGAATACGGGACCGATGTACCGTTCACGATCGTCAATTACCCGCATACGGATCCATTCGGCAGGTCTTCGCTGACCGCCCGGCGTGTGCTGCACTTTCCCGGGGTCGACCGCGTTTTCGAGGACACCACCTCCGAGGAGGACGGTCAGTTGCTCGACTACGTGGGGGCACACCGGCTGACGCTCACCGACCTCACCTGCTCCGTCACCGCTGAGGGTCGGATGCGGATGGTCTCCAACCGGACCCGCGTGTTTGCCGGCCCGGCGCGGTTGGCTGTACCCGATGTTGTCGGCGCCGTGGCCTACATGGAGCAGTGGTGGGATGAGGCGACGGGCAGGTTCAGGATCCAGACCCGGGTGGTGCAGCGGCAACTGGGTACCCTCCTGGTCTACGCGGGGGCCTTCGACTACCACCTGATCGACTTTGACGGGGTGCTGCCCGCCGAGGCCGAACCGAGGCGCTGGGAACGGCGCAGCTAG
- a CDS encoding phosphotransferase — MTTPPVGVDYSQTARRQPWSALPAAVQHRFAAGLGAPVDSAPLAGGGFTNGFAAVLTGGNRRVFAKAAPATDHLIFAAYVREAEVLAALPANLPFPLLHFAELIPAAGTQWQLLCFEAIDGSMPGQPWTATDLGAVHRSLLTVQSGLQELPAEFSGGSMVDDFFGADSPTGVSDCWLVNDRLPSYLSPLTPQQMGELQDLTLLGRDALVGDAVLHNDLRADNILIRSNPRSTTEPVALFCDWNFLSTGPAWADWVALLVYPRHAGIDVGPWVTESPLSADADPDHIDAWLAVLAAYMVTSGSQPDLATSPFLRTHQRFTARILIDWISERRHWEF, encoded by the coding sequence GTGACGACGCCACCCGTCGGCGTCGACTATTCCCAGACGGCCCGCCGCCAGCCATGGTCTGCCCTGCCTGCTGCTGTCCAGCACCGTTTCGCAGCCGGGCTCGGCGCTCCAGTGGATTCAGCGCCACTGGCCGGTGGCGGTTTCACCAACGGTTTTGCGGCGGTGCTTACCGGCGGGAACCGACGGGTTTTCGCCAAGGCAGCCCCTGCTACCGATCACCTCATTTTCGCTGCCTATGTCCGGGAGGCTGAGGTCCTCGCCGCACTCCCGGCCAATTTGCCGTTCCCGTTACTGCACTTTGCGGAACTGATCCCCGCTGCCGGAACCCAGTGGCAACTGCTCTGCTTTGAGGCTATTGACGGCTCTATGCCGGGGCAGCCCTGGACCGCCACCGATCTGGGGGCCGTCCACCGGTCATTGCTGACGGTTCAGTCCGGTCTTCAGGAGTTACCGGCCGAGTTCTCCGGTGGTTCGATGGTCGACGACTTCTTTGGCGCTGACTCCCCGACCGGCGTGTCCGACTGTTGGCTGGTCAATGATCGGCTCCCCTCCTATCTGTCCCCCCTTACCCCTCAGCAGATGGGGGAGCTTCAGGACCTGACCCTGCTCGGCCGCGACGCACTGGTGGGCGACGCAGTGCTGCACAATGATCTCCGGGCTGACAACATTCTGATCCGTTCCAACCCCAGGAGCACCACCGAACCCGTTGCGCTCTTTTGTGACTGGAACTTCCTGTCCACCGGCCCGGCGTGGGCGGACTGGGTGGCGCTGCTGGTGTATCCGCGCCACGCCGGGATCGACGTCGGTCCCTGGGTCACCGAGTCACCGCTGAGTGCAGACGCCGACCCCGACCATATTGATGCCTGGCTGGCGGTCCTTGCCGCCTACATGGTGACCAGTGGATCCCAACCGGACCTGGCCACCAGTCCCTTCCTGCGCACCCACCAACGATTTACCGCACGCATCCTGATCGACTGGATCAGCGAACGACGACACTGGGAGTTCTAA